A stretch of Salvelinus namaycush isolate Seneca chromosome 42, SaNama_1.0, whole genome shotgun sequence DNA encodes these proteins:
- the LOC120035037 gene encoding zinc finger protein 84-like isoform X3, translating into MGVETWPAPPVIKQEEMDDDDMESQAYDKWIPVTHWADQNITGESDEQERSPASGGSRELGLDDFKTEQSPLLVSAEDAPAPTKKKYDKRYSCEICGKTENKKARMTSHMRKHTGLPFNCDICGEKFQCQKLLTRHKRFNHYTGIIYSCSVCGKTFMQVTSRDTHERGHTGKNYWCSDCGETFKERQDRDTHECIVYKGERPFSCSECNEDFQRQYHLKKHQLEKHPLMVDQTVEPEPESKDIEDQHIQLSESSEAPTRFTCDICGMTIMNKGNINRHMLTHTKKPFSCDICGENFKRKAQFTRHQSKHARVEEKVEKPYSCTVCGMTFVYSKMRNNHERKHIGEDYCCSDCGKTFKERQERDTHECIVFKGDRPFRCSECNEDFERQDHLKQHQLEKHPLMVDQPVEPEPESKDIENQQSQLSESSETEAPTRFTCDTCGMIIMNKGNINRHMLIHKKKPFSCDICGENFKRHTCLAKHQGKHESVEEKVEKPYSCSMCGMMFVYPKMRDNHESKHIGEDFWCSGCDKTFKERGDRDVHKCVVYKGDRPFRCSECNEDFERQYHLKRHQLEKHPLMMNKPRPGHDTAMVVQGAQPSNDNDPKADMSTLGGKVPVT; encoded by the exons ATG ggggtggagacatgGCCTGCACCACCGGTCATCAAACAGGAGGAAATGGATGATGACGACATGGAGTCTCAAG CGTACGACAAGTGGATTCCAGTGACACACTGGGCCGATCAGAATATCACAGGAGAAAGTGACGAGCAAGAGAGAAGTCCAGCCTCTGGGGGATCCAGAGAACTTGGACTCGACGACTTCAAGACGGAACAGAGTCCGTTGCTGGTGTCAGCTGAGGATGCTCCGGCACCCACGAAGAAGAAATATGATAAAAGGTACAGCTGTGAAATATGTGGAAAGACTGAGAACAAGAAAGCCAGAATGACAAGTCACATGCGAAAGCACACAGGGTTGCCCTTCAACTGTGATATCTGTGGCGAGAAATTCCAGTGTCAGAAATTATTGACCAGACACAAGCGCTTCAATCACTACACAGGGATCATCTACAGTTGCTCTGTGTGCGGAAAAACTTTCATGCAGGTCACATCTCGCGACACGCATGAGCGTGGTCACACTGGAAAAAACTATTGGTGCTCAGACTGTGGCGAGACGTTCAAGGAACGCCAGGATCGCGACACACATGAGTGTATTGTTTACAAGGGAGAACGGCCCTTCAGCTGCTCAGAATGCAACGAGGACTTTCAAAGGCAGTACCATCTCAAAAAACACCAGCTGGAAAAACACCCTCTAATGGTGGACCAGACTGTCGAACCAGAACCTGAGTCCAAGGACATTGAGGACCAACATATACAGTTGTCTGAGAGTTCTGAGGCACCCACGCGTTTCACCTGTGACATATGTGGAATGACTATTATGAATAAAGGCAACATTaacagacacatgttaacacacaCAAAGAAGCCCTTTAGTTGTGATATCTGTGGTGAGAATTTTAAGCGCAAAGCCCAATTTACCCGACATCAGAGCAAACACGCGAGAGTTGAGGAGAAAGTAGAAAAACCCTACAGTTGCACTGTGTGTGGCATGACGTTTGTATATTCTAAAATGCGCAACAACCATGAGCGCAAACATATTGGAGAAGACTATTGTTGTTCAGACTGTGGCAAGACATTCAAGGAGCGTCAGGAGCGCGACACACACGAGTGCATTGTTTTCAAAGGAGACCGGCCCTTCAGATGCTCAGAGTGCAACGAGGACTTTGAAAGGCAGGACCATCTCAAACAACACCAGCTGGAAAAACACCCTCTAATGGTGGACCAGCCTGTCGAACCAGAACCTGAGTCCAAGGACATTGAGAACCAACAGAGTCAGTTGTCTGAGAGTTCTGAGACTGAGGCACCCACGCGTTTCACCTGTGACACATGTGGTATGATTATTATGAATAAAGGCAACATTAACAGACACATGTTAATACACAAAAAGAAGCCCTTTAGTTGTGATATCTGTGGTGAGAATTTTAAGCGCCACACCTGTTTAGCCAAACATCAAGGAAAACACGAGAGTGTTGAGGAGAAAGTAGAAAAACCCTACAGTTGCTCTATGTGTGGAATGATGTTTGTATATCCTAAAATGCGTGACAACCATGAAAGCAAACACATTGGAGAAGACTTCTGGTGCTCAGGATGTGACAAGACGTTCAAGGAGCGAGGGGATCGCGATGTGCACAAATGCGTTGTTTACAAGGGAGACCGACCCTTCAGATGCTCCGAGTGCAACGAGGACTTTGAAAGACAGTACCATCTCAAAAGACACCAGCTGGAAAAACACCCTCTAATGATGAACAAGCCACGTCCCGGTCATGATACTGCGATGGTAGTACAGGGAGCACAGCCTTCAAATGACAATGACCCTAAGGCCGATATGAGTACGTTAGGTGGAAAAGTTCCAGTAACATAA
- the LOC120035037 gene encoding zinc finger protein 708-like isoform X1 encodes MSFELAFRCRVASIMETLTATALQDICQLMGETYAALRVEMVHEQNQSSRTKLQAMENGTGVENPAICMERIQKLISPPGLRNFPVVEQILNEQEANGLWLEGDPTVEDEGPPSLVPEGEEPAQPLSQTTDMGVETWPAPPVIKQEEMDDDDMESQAYDKWIPVTHWADQNITGESDEQERSPASGGSRELGLDDFKTEQSPLLVSAEDAPAPTKKKYDKRYSCEICGKTENKKARMTSHMRKHTGLPFNCDICGEKFQCQKLLTRHKRFNHYTGIIYSCSVCGKTFMQVTSRDTHERGHTGKNYWCSDCGETFKERQDRDTHECIVYKGERPFSCSECNEDFQRQYHLKKHQLEKHPLMVDQTVEPEPESKDIEDQHIQLSESSEAPTRFTCDICGMTIMNKGNINRHMLTHTKKPFSCDICGENFKRKAQFTRHQSKHARVEEKVEKPYSCTVCGMTFVYSKMRNNHERKHIGEDYCCSDCGKTFKERQERDTHECIVFKGDRPFRCSECNEDFERQDHLKQHQLEKHPLMVDQPVEPEPESKDIENQQSQLSESSETEAPTRFTCDTCGMIIMNKGNINRHMLIHKKKPFSCDICGENFKRHTCLAKHQGKHESVEEKVEKPYSCSMCGMMFVYPKMRDNHESKHIGEDFWCSGCDKTFKERGDRDVHKCVVYKGDRPFRCSECNEDFERQYHLKRHQLEKHPLMMNKPRPGHDTAMVVQGAQPSNDNDPKADMSTLGGKVPVT; translated from the exons ATGTCTTTCGAACTCGCCTTTCGTTGTCGTGTTGCCTCCATTATGGAAACTTTGACAGCAACAGCCTTGCAAGACATCTGTCAACTTATGGGAGAAACCTATGCTGCTCTTCGAGTGGAAATGGTGCATGAACAAAATCAAAGTTCGAGGACAAAATTGCAGGCGATGGAGAATGGGACAGGGGTGGAGAATCCAGCGATCTGCATGGAGCGCATTCAAAAACTCA TTTCCCCGCCAGGTTTGAGAAACTTCCCAGTCGTGGAGCAAATCCTCAATGAACAAGAGGCCAATGGTCTTTGGCTAGAAGGTGATCCTACTGTGGAAGATGAAGGTCCACCATCACTGGTACCAGAAGGAGAAGAGCCAGCACAGCCTCTTAGTCAGACAACAGACATG ggggtggagacatgGCCTGCACCACCGGTCATCAAACAGGAGGAAATGGATGATGACGACATGGAGTCTCAAG CGTACGACAAGTGGATTCCAGTGACACACTGGGCCGATCAGAATATCACAGGAGAAAGTGACGAGCAAGAGAGAAGTCCAGCCTCTGGGGGATCCAGAGAACTTGGACTCGACGACTTCAAGACGGAACAGAGTCCGTTGCTGGTGTCAGCTGAGGATGCTCCGGCACCCACGAAGAAGAAATATGATAAAAGGTACAGCTGTGAAATATGTGGAAAGACTGAGAACAAGAAAGCCAGAATGACAAGTCACATGCGAAAGCACACAGGGTTGCCCTTCAACTGTGATATCTGTGGCGAGAAATTCCAGTGTCAGAAATTATTGACCAGACACAAGCGCTTCAATCACTACACAGGGATCATCTACAGTTGCTCTGTGTGCGGAAAAACTTTCATGCAGGTCACATCTCGCGACACGCATGAGCGTGGTCACACTGGAAAAAACTATTGGTGCTCAGACTGTGGCGAGACGTTCAAGGAACGCCAGGATCGCGACACACATGAGTGTATTGTTTACAAGGGAGAACGGCCCTTCAGCTGCTCAGAATGCAACGAGGACTTTCAAAGGCAGTACCATCTCAAAAAACACCAGCTGGAAAAACACCCTCTAATGGTGGACCAGACTGTCGAACCAGAACCTGAGTCCAAGGACATTGAGGACCAACATATACAGTTGTCTGAGAGTTCTGAGGCACCCACGCGTTTCACCTGTGACATATGTGGAATGACTATTATGAATAAAGGCAACATTaacagacacatgttaacacacaCAAAGAAGCCCTTTAGTTGTGATATCTGTGGTGAGAATTTTAAGCGCAAAGCCCAATTTACCCGACATCAGAGCAAACACGCGAGAGTTGAGGAGAAAGTAGAAAAACCCTACAGTTGCACTGTGTGTGGCATGACGTTTGTATATTCTAAAATGCGCAACAACCATGAGCGCAAACATATTGGAGAAGACTATTGTTGTTCAGACTGTGGCAAGACATTCAAGGAGCGTCAGGAGCGCGACACACACGAGTGCATTGTTTTCAAAGGAGACCGGCCCTTCAGATGCTCAGAGTGCAACGAGGACTTTGAAAGGCAGGACCATCTCAAACAACACCAGCTGGAAAAACACCCTCTAATGGTGGACCAGCCTGTCGAACCAGAACCTGAGTCCAAGGACATTGAGAACCAACAGAGTCAGTTGTCTGAGAGTTCTGAGACTGAGGCACCCACGCGTTTCACCTGTGACACATGTGGTATGATTATTATGAATAAAGGCAACATTAACAGACACATGTTAATACACAAAAAGAAGCCCTTTAGTTGTGATATCTGTGGTGAGAATTTTAAGCGCCACACCTGTTTAGCCAAACATCAAGGAAAACACGAGAGTGTTGAGGAGAAAGTAGAAAAACCCTACAGTTGCTCTATGTGTGGAATGATGTTTGTATATCCTAAAATGCGTGACAACCATGAAAGCAAACACATTGGAGAAGACTTCTGGTGCTCAGGATGTGACAAGACGTTCAAGGAGCGAGGGGATCGCGATGTGCACAAATGCGTTGTTTACAAGGGAGACCGACCCTTCAGATGCTCCGAGTGCAACGAGGACTTTGAAAGACAGTACCATCTCAAAAGACACCAGCTGGAAAAACACCCTCTAATGATGAACAAGCCACGTCCCGGTCATGATACTGCGATGGTAGTACAGGGAGCACAGCCTTCAAATGACAATGACCCTAAGGCCGATATGAGTACGTTAGGTGGAAAAGTTCCAGTAACATAA
- the LOC120035037 gene encoding zinc finger protein 84-like isoform X4 — MDDDDMESQAYDKWIPVTHWADQNITGESDEQERSPASGGSRELGLDDFKTEQSPLLVSAEDAPAPTKKKYDKRYSCEICGKTENKKARMTSHMRKHTGLPFNCDICGEKFQCQKLLTRHKRFNHYTGIIYSCSVCGKTFMQVTSRDTHERGHTGKNYWCSDCGETFKERQDRDTHECIVYKGERPFSCSECNEDFQRQYHLKKHQLEKHPLMVDQTVEPEPESKDIEDQHIQLSESSEAPTRFTCDICGMTIMNKGNINRHMLTHTKKPFSCDICGENFKRKAQFTRHQSKHARVEEKVEKPYSCTVCGMTFVYSKMRNNHERKHIGEDYCCSDCGKTFKERQERDTHECIVFKGDRPFRCSECNEDFERQDHLKQHQLEKHPLMVDQPVEPEPESKDIENQQSQLSESSETEAPTRFTCDTCGMIIMNKGNINRHMLIHKKKPFSCDICGENFKRHTCLAKHQGKHESVEEKVEKPYSCSMCGMMFVYPKMRDNHESKHIGEDFWCSGCDKTFKERGDRDVHKCVVYKGDRPFRCSECNEDFERQYHLKRHQLEKHPLMMNKPRPGHDTAMVVQGAQPSNDNDPKADMSTLGGKVPVT, encoded by the exons ATGGATGATGACGACATGGAGTCTCAAG CGTACGACAAGTGGATTCCAGTGACACACTGGGCCGATCAGAATATCACAGGAGAAAGTGACGAGCAAGAGAGAAGTCCAGCCTCTGGGGGATCCAGAGAACTTGGACTCGACGACTTCAAGACGGAACAGAGTCCGTTGCTGGTGTCAGCTGAGGATGCTCCGGCACCCACGAAGAAGAAATATGATAAAAGGTACAGCTGTGAAATATGTGGAAAGACTGAGAACAAGAAAGCCAGAATGACAAGTCACATGCGAAAGCACACAGGGTTGCCCTTCAACTGTGATATCTGTGGCGAGAAATTCCAGTGTCAGAAATTATTGACCAGACACAAGCGCTTCAATCACTACACAGGGATCATCTACAGTTGCTCTGTGTGCGGAAAAACTTTCATGCAGGTCACATCTCGCGACACGCATGAGCGTGGTCACACTGGAAAAAACTATTGGTGCTCAGACTGTGGCGAGACGTTCAAGGAACGCCAGGATCGCGACACACATGAGTGTATTGTTTACAAGGGAGAACGGCCCTTCAGCTGCTCAGAATGCAACGAGGACTTTCAAAGGCAGTACCATCTCAAAAAACACCAGCTGGAAAAACACCCTCTAATGGTGGACCAGACTGTCGAACCAGAACCTGAGTCCAAGGACATTGAGGACCAACATATACAGTTGTCTGAGAGTTCTGAGGCACCCACGCGTTTCACCTGTGACATATGTGGAATGACTATTATGAATAAAGGCAACATTaacagacacatgttaacacacaCAAAGAAGCCCTTTAGTTGTGATATCTGTGGTGAGAATTTTAAGCGCAAAGCCCAATTTACCCGACATCAGAGCAAACACGCGAGAGTTGAGGAGAAAGTAGAAAAACCCTACAGTTGCACTGTGTGTGGCATGACGTTTGTATATTCTAAAATGCGCAACAACCATGAGCGCAAACATATTGGAGAAGACTATTGTTGTTCAGACTGTGGCAAGACATTCAAGGAGCGTCAGGAGCGCGACACACACGAGTGCATTGTTTTCAAAGGAGACCGGCCCTTCAGATGCTCAGAGTGCAACGAGGACTTTGAAAGGCAGGACCATCTCAAACAACACCAGCTGGAAAAACACCCTCTAATGGTGGACCAGCCTGTCGAACCAGAACCTGAGTCCAAGGACATTGAGAACCAACAGAGTCAGTTGTCTGAGAGTTCTGAGACTGAGGCACCCACGCGTTTCACCTGTGACACATGTGGTATGATTATTATGAATAAAGGCAACATTAACAGACACATGTTAATACACAAAAAGAAGCCCTTTAGTTGTGATATCTGTGGTGAGAATTTTAAGCGCCACACCTGTTTAGCCAAACATCAAGGAAAACACGAGAGTGTTGAGGAGAAAGTAGAAAAACCCTACAGTTGCTCTATGTGTGGAATGATGTTTGTATATCCTAAAATGCGTGACAACCATGAAAGCAAACACATTGGAGAAGACTTCTGGTGCTCAGGATGTGACAAGACGTTCAAGGAGCGAGGGGATCGCGATGTGCACAAATGCGTTGTTTACAAGGGAGACCGACCCTTCAGATGCTCCGAGTGCAACGAGGACTTTGAAAGACAGTACCATCTCAAAAGACACCAGCTGGAAAAACACCCTCTAATGATGAACAAGCCACGTCCCGGTCATGATACTGCGATGGTAGTACAGGGAGCACAGCCTTCAAATGACAATGACCCTAAGGCCGATATGAGTACGTTAGGTGGAAAAGTTCCAGTAACATAA
- the LOC120035167 gene encoding zinc finger protein 665-like, with protein sequence MSFELAFGSRVASIMETLTEKAVQDICQLMGETYAALRVEMLHEQNQRSIKLQAIENNIEKEKPANCMEMIQKPASPTGFRNFPVVEQILNEQQANGLWLEGDPTVEDEGPPSLVPEEEQPSQAFGQMTDMGAETWPAPPVIKQEEMDDGDMESQGYGKEIRDTHKANQNITGESDEPDRSPASGGSRELGLDDFKREQSPLLVSAEDAAAPTKKKCNNIKMYTCEVCGKIETKKGTMTSHMIKHTGLLFSCDICGEKFKRRDCLTRHKRSNHYTGIIYSCSVCGKTFRQATSRDTHERGHTGKNYWCSDCGETFKERQDRDTHDCIVYKGDRPFSCSECNEDFQRQYHLKQHQLEKHPLMVDQTVHYKLRCSVCGKVFTHIKWLIRHERTHRGKNERRDHDPHESFVEDPINKQLESKDLEGQFGSVESSEAPIRSEMIRYTCEICGKTWATKSGMRSHLVIHKKKHYTCDVCGKVFRLKSLFTMHQLRHTGFKSQYQLEKHPLKLEQPCSDHDTAMVVQGAQPSTDSDLKTDMSALGGSSSGPTD encoded by the exons ATGTCTTTCGAACTCGCTTTTGGTTCTCGTGTTGCCTCCATTATGGAAACTTTGACAGAAAAAGCCGTGCAAGACATCTGTCAACTTATGGGAGAAACTTATGCTGCTCTTCGAGTGGAAATGTTGCATGAACAAAACCAAAGATCGATAAAGTTACAGGCGATTGAAAATAACATCGAGAAGGAGAAGCCAGCGAACTGCATGGAGATGATTCAAAAACCAG CTTCCCCAACAGGTTTCAGAAACTTCCCAGTCGTGGAGCAAATCCTCAATGAACAACAGGCCAATGGTCTTTGGCTAGAAGGTGATCCTACTGTGGAAGACGAAGGTCCACCGTCACTTGTACCAGAGGAAGAACAGCCATCACAGGCTTTTGGTCAGATGACAGACATG GGGGCGGAGACATGGCCTGCACCACCTGTCATAAAACAGGAGGAAATGGATGATGGTGACATGGAGTCTCAAG GTTATGGCAAGGAGATTCGAGACACTCACAAGGCCAACCAGAATATCACAGGAGAAAGTGATGAGCCAGACAGAAGTCCAGCCTCTGGGGGATCCAGAGAACTTGGACTCGACGACTTCAAGAGAGAACAGAGTCCGTTGCTGGTGTCAGCTGAGGATGCAGCGGCACCCACAAAGAAGAAATGTAATAATATAAAAATGTACACGTGTGAAGTATGTGGTAAGATTGAGACCAAGAAAGGCACAATGACAAGTCACATGATAAAGCACACAGGGCTGCTCTTTAGCTGTGATATCTGTGGTGAGAAATTCAAGCGTCGAGACTGCTTGACCAGACACAAGCGCTCCAATCACTACACAGGGATCATCTACAGTTGCTCTGTGTGCGGAAAAACCTTCCGGCAGGCCACATCTCGCGACACGCATGAGCGTGGTCACACTGGAAAAAACTATTGGTGTTCAGACTGTGGCGAGACGTTCAAGGAGCGCCAGGATCGCGACACACATGATTGCATTGTTTACAAGGGAGACCGGCCCTTCAGCTGCTCAGAGTGCAACGAGGACTTTCAAAGGCAGTACCATCTCAAACAACACCAGCTGGAAAAACACCCTCTAATGGTGGACCAGACTGTCCACTATAAACTCAGATGCTCTGTGTGTGGAAAAGTGTTCACGCACATCAAATGGTTAATCAGGCATGAGCGCACTCACAGGGGAAAAAATGAGCGCAGAGATCATGACCCACACGAGTCCTTTGTTGAAGATCCTATCAACAAACAACTTGAGTCAAAGGACCTAGAGGGTCAGTTTGGGTCAGTTGAGAGTTCTGAGGCACCCATAAGGAGTGAAATGATACGGTACACCTGTGAAATATGTGGAAAAACTTGGGCGACTAAAAGTGGCATGCGCAGTCACCTGGTAATACACAAAAAGAAGCACTATACCTGTGATGTCTGTGGCAAGGTATTTAGGCTCAAATCTCTGTTCACAATGCATCAGCTCAGACACACTGGATTTAAAAGTCAGTACCAGCTTGAAAAACACCCTCTAAAGTTGGAGCAGCCATGTTCTGATCATGATACTGCCATGGTAGTTCAGGGAGCACAGCCTTCTACTGACAGTGACTTAAAGACAGATATGAGTGCCCTAGGTGGTTCAAGTTCAGGTCCCACAGACTAA
- the LOC120035037 gene encoding zinc finger protein 708-like isoform X2, whose product MSFELAFRCRVASIMETLTATALQDICQLMGETYAALRVEMVHEQNQSSRTKLQAMENGTGVENPAICMERIQKLSLRNFPVVEQILNEQEANGLWLEGDPTVEDEGPPSLVPEGEEPAQPLSQTTDMGVETWPAPPVIKQEEMDDDDMESQAYDKWIPVTHWADQNITGESDEQERSPASGGSRELGLDDFKTEQSPLLVSAEDAPAPTKKKYDKRYSCEICGKTENKKARMTSHMRKHTGLPFNCDICGEKFQCQKLLTRHKRFNHYTGIIYSCSVCGKTFMQVTSRDTHERGHTGKNYWCSDCGETFKERQDRDTHECIVYKGERPFSCSECNEDFQRQYHLKKHQLEKHPLMVDQTVEPEPESKDIEDQHIQLSESSEAPTRFTCDICGMTIMNKGNINRHMLTHTKKPFSCDICGENFKRKAQFTRHQSKHARVEEKVEKPYSCTVCGMTFVYSKMRNNHERKHIGEDYCCSDCGKTFKERQERDTHECIVFKGDRPFRCSECNEDFERQDHLKQHQLEKHPLMVDQPVEPEPESKDIENQQSQLSESSETEAPTRFTCDTCGMIIMNKGNINRHMLIHKKKPFSCDICGENFKRHTCLAKHQGKHESVEEKVEKPYSCSMCGMMFVYPKMRDNHESKHIGEDFWCSGCDKTFKERGDRDVHKCVVYKGDRPFRCSECNEDFERQYHLKRHQLEKHPLMMNKPRPGHDTAMVVQGAQPSNDNDPKADMSTLGGKVPVT is encoded by the exons ATGTCTTTCGAACTCGCCTTTCGTTGTCGTGTTGCCTCCATTATGGAAACTTTGACAGCAACAGCCTTGCAAGACATCTGTCAACTTATGGGAGAAACCTATGCTGCTCTTCGAGTGGAAATGGTGCATGAACAAAATCAAAGTTCGAGGACAAAATTGCAGGCGATGGAGAATGGGACAGGGGTGGAGAATCCAGCGATCTGCATGGAGCGCATTCAAAAACTCA GTTTGAGAAACTTCCCAGTCGTGGAGCAAATCCTCAATGAACAAGAGGCCAATGGTCTTTGGCTAGAAGGTGATCCTACTGTGGAAGATGAAGGTCCACCATCACTGGTACCAGAAGGAGAAGAGCCAGCACAGCCTCTTAGTCAGACAACAGACATG ggggtggagacatgGCCTGCACCACCGGTCATCAAACAGGAGGAAATGGATGATGACGACATGGAGTCTCAAG CGTACGACAAGTGGATTCCAGTGACACACTGGGCCGATCAGAATATCACAGGAGAAAGTGACGAGCAAGAGAGAAGTCCAGCCTCTGGGGGATCCAGAGAACTTGGACTCGACGACTTCAAGACGGAACAGAGTCCGTTGCTGGTGTCAGCTGAGGATGCTCCGGCACCCACGAAGAAGAAATATGATAAAAGGTACAGCTGTGAAATATGTGGAAAGACTGAGAACAAGAAAGCCAGAATGACAAGTCACATGCGAAAGCACACAGGGTTGCCCTTCAACTGTGATATCTGTGGCGAGAAATTCCAGTGTCAGAAATTATTGACCAGACACAAGCGCTTCAATCACTACACAGGGATCATCTACAGTTGCTCTGTGTGCGGAAAAACTTTCATGCAGGTCACATCTCGCGACACGCATGAGCGTGGTCACACTGGAAAAAACTATTGGTGCTCAGACTGTGGCGAGACGTTCAAGGAACGCCAGGATCGCGACACACATGAGTGTATTGTTTACAAGGGAGAACGGCCCTTCAGCTGCTCAGAATGCAACGAGGACTTTCAAAGGCAGTACCATCTCAAAAAACACCAGCTGGAAAAACACCCTCTAATGGTGGACCAGACTGTCGAACCAGAACCTGAGTCCAAGGACATTGAGGACCAACATATACAGTTGTCTGAGAGTTCTGAGGCACCCACGCGTTTCACCTGTGACATATGTGGAATGACTATTATGAATAAAGGCAACATTaacagacacatgttaacacacaCAAAGAAGCCCTTTAGTTGTGATATCTGTGGTGAGAATTTTAAGCGCAAAGCCCAATTTACCCGACATCAGAGCAAACACGCGAGAGTTGAGGAGAAAGTAGAAAAACCCTACAGTTGCACTGTGTGTGGCATGACGTTTGTATATTCTAAAATGCGCAACAACCATGAGCGCAAACATATTGGAGAAGACTATTGTTGTTCAGACTGTGGCAAGACATTCAAGGAGCGTCAGGAGCGCGACACACACGAGTGCATTGTTTTCAAAGGAGACCGGCCCTTCAGATGCTCAGAGTGCAACGAGGACTTTGAAAGGCAGGACCATCTCAAACAACACCAGCTGGAAAAACACCCTCTAATGGTGGACCAGCCTGTCGAACCAGAACCTGAGTCCAAGGACATTGAGAACCAACAGAGTCAGTTGTCTGAGAGTTCTGAGACTGAGGCACCCACGCGTTTCACCTGTGACACATGTGGTATGATTATTATGAATAAAGGCAACATTAACAGACACATGTTAATACACAAAAAGAAGCCCTTTAGTTGTGATATCTGTGGTGAGAATTTTAAGCGCCACACCTGTTTAGCCAAACATCAAGGAAAACACGAGAGTGTTGAGGAGAAAGTAGAAAAACCCTACAGTTGCTCTATGTGTGGAATGATGTTTGTATATCCTAAAATGCGTGACAACCATGAAAGCAAACACATTGGAGAAGACTTCTGGTGCTCAGGATGTGACAAGACGTTCAAGGAGCGAGGGGATCGCGATGTGCACAAATGCGTTGTTTACAAGGGAGACCGACCCTTCAGATGCTCCGAGTGCAACGAGGACTTTGAAAGACAGTACCATCTCAAAAGACACCAGCTGGAAAAACACCCTCTAATGATGAACAAGCCACGTCCCGGTCATGATACTGCGATGGTAGTACAGGGAGCACAGCCTTCAAATGACAATGACCCTAAGGCCGATATGAGTACGTTAGGTGGAAAAGTTCCAGTAACATAA